A stretch of DNA from candidate division TA06 bacterium:
CCAGGTTTTTTGAACCATCCTCTGGCCCATATTGTTCATGTCTCTTATCCTGGCCAATAGCTTTTCATCTATGTAAGGCCCCTTCTTGACAGATCTAGCCATGCATCGACCTCACTTCTTCCTTCTCCTGATTATGTATCTGCTTGATGACTTATTCTTTTTCCTTGTCCTGAACCCCTTTGAGGGAATCCCCGTCCGACTGCAGGGATGTCTTCCCCCAGAGCTCTTCCCTTCTCCGCCACCCATGGGATGGTCGTGGGGGTTCATGGCCACCCCGCGTGTTCTTGGTCTGCGTCCCAGCCATCTTGATCTCCCTGCCTTCGCGCTTACCGTGGATTCATGATCTATGTTACCCACCTGTCCGATAGTCGCATAACAGTCAAGCCTGATAAGCCTCACTTCTCCAGATGGAAGTCTTACGTGGGCAAAAGAACCCTCCTTGGCCACAAGCTGAGCAGAACCACCCGCGCCCCTCACCAGTTGTCCACCTTTGCCCTTGGTAAGTTCGATGTTGTGTATGTCACTGCCCATAGGTATTTCCATGAGCGGAAGCGCATTCCCCGTACGAATAGAAGAACCCGGGCCCGACATGACCACATCGCCCACCTTCAGGCCTGCTGGAGCGAGTATGTATCTCTTCTCCCCATCCCGGTAGCTGAGCAAGGCAATCCTCGCTGACCTGTTGGGATCATACTCGATTGCGGCAACTTTCGCCTCAATGCCAAGCTTGCCCCTCCTGAAATCCAGAATCCTGTACCTTCTCTTGTGCCCCCCACCTCTGTACCTCACCGTCCGCCTTCCCTGGTTGTTCCTTCCGCCAGACTTCTTCAAGGCCCTGAGGAGTCTCCTCTCAGGCTTCTTCTTTGTTATCTCTTCGAAGGTGGGACCAACCTTATATCGAAGAGTAGAAGTAACTGGTTTGTATTTTTTTGTACCCATTATTCTTAGCTTCCCTCAAAAATCTCTATCCTGTCACCTTCTCTGAGCTTGCAGATGGCCTTCTTCCAGTCGGGTCTCTTCCCTTCGAACCTTCCCATCCTCCGCTTCTTGCCTCGCGAAGTGAGTACCCTGACGGAGAGAACCTGCACCTTGAAAAGCTCCTCAACTGCAGACTTTATCTCAAGTTTGTTTGCCTTCCGGCTAACCTCGAAGCAGTACTTGTTCTGTGTCTCTTTCAGTCCAACAGCTTTTTCTGTGAGTACTGGCCTGAGTATGATGTTCCTTGCATCTTTCACTTTGATAGCACCTCTTCCAACTGGTCCACCGATTTCCTGGTCGCCAGAAGACGATTACACTTCATAACATCGAGAGCGTTCAAGTCCTTTGCCATCTTCAAAACCACGTTGGGAAGATTTCTGGCTGACAGCTTCACATTGTCGCACTTTTGGTGGATGAGAATCAGGCACTTCGAATCAGATGGAATCTCCAGCTTCTGCATCAGTTCCACAAGAGTCTTAGTTCTGGGTTTTTCTATCTGTAGATCCTCGATTACCACCACTCTTCCCTCGCTGGCGAGGCTGGTGAGGGCCGACTTCAGAGCAATCCGCCTCACCTTTCTCGGTACGGAACTGGAATAGTCTCTGGGTTTTGGCCCCATGGCCACACCGCCACCGACCCATATCGGTGAACCCCTGGTTCCCACTCTTGCCCGGCCGGTCCCCTTCTGCCGCCACGGCTTGGCTCCGCTATACGCCACGTCACCCTTCGTCTTTGTAGAGGCGGTCCCTCGCCTGATGTTCGCAAGATACCCTTTCAAGGTGTAGTAGAGTGCACCTTCCTTCACTAGAGCACCAAATATCGAGTCTGGGAGGTCAAATTCGCCAGTCTTCTTGCCGTCCTGAGTGTATGAGGTCGCCTTATGCATTGCTTACCTCTGAGATTTCCTGATGAAAAGGTAGCCCCGTCTTGCTCCCGAGACTGACCCCTTAACCACCAAGAGACTTTGTTCTTGATCGATCTTCAAAATCTCAAGATTCTTTATGGTGACCCTTTCGTTCCCCATTCTGCCGGGCAGCTTCTGACCTTTTATCACTCTGCTGGGATTGGCAGAAGCTCCTATGGAGCCGGGAACGGCGTGGGACATGGAGCCGTGGCTTTTTGGGCCGCCACTGAATCCATGTCTCTTCACCACACCTGTGAATCCTCTCCCCTTGGAGAAGCCTGTGATATTAACCTTTTCCCCTTCCTTGAACATTTCTACAGTGATCTTCTGACCCAGTTGGAAATCCTTGGAATCTTCAGTCCGAAACTCTGCTATGCACCTTTTCGGGGTCACAGATGCCTTTTTGAAGACCCCTGACATAGGCCTGTTTGCCCTTTTTCTTTCCCCGTAGGCCAGCTGGACTGCACAATAGCCGTCCTTCTCTTTCGTCCTGACTCCCACCACAAAGCAGGGTCCTACCTCAATCACGGTGGCCGGGATCGCCTTCTGGCCGAGCAAAAGCTGAGTCATTCCTATCTTTTTTCCTATGATACCGTCCATGCTATCAGAATCCTGGTAACTAGTCTCTCGATTGATAAATTCGATGACGAATTCATTCACTCAAGACTAGTGCTGAGTGAGCAACCTGCGACAACGTCCCTTGAATGGAACGTCACTGTATTTGCGAATCGAAT
This window harbors:
- the rplB gene encoding 50S ribosomal protein L2, with translation MGTKKYKPVTSTLRYKVGPTFEEITKKKPERRLLRALKKSGGRNNQGRRTVRYRGGGHKRRYRILDFRRGKLGIEAKVAAIEYDPNRSARIALLSYRDGEKRYILAPAGLKVGDVVMSGPGSSIRTGNALPLMEIPMGSDIHNIELTKGKGGQLVRGAGGSAQLVAKEGSFAHVRLPSGEVRLIRLDCYATIGQVGNIDHESTVSAKAGRSRWLGRRPRTRGVAMNPHDHPMGGGEGKSSGGRHPCSRTGIPSKGFRTRKKNKSSSRYIIRRRKK
- the rplD gene encoding 50S ribosomal protein L4; translation: MHKATSYTQDGKKTGEFDLPDSIFGALVKEGALYYTLKGYLANIRRGTASTKTKGDVAYSGAKPWRQKGTGRARVGTRGSPIWVGGGVAMGPKPRDYSSSVPRKVRRIALKSALTSLASEGRVVVIEDLQIEKPRTKTLVELMQKLEIPSDSKCLILIHQKCDNVKLSARNLPNVVLKMAKDLNALDVMKCNRLLATRKSVDQLEEVLSK
- a CDS encoding 50S ribosomal protein L3, which codes for MDGIIGKKIGMTQLLLGQKAIPATVIEVGPCFVVGVRTKEKDGYCAVQLAYGERKRANRPMSGVFKKASVTPKRCIAEFRTEDSKDFQLGQKITVEMFKEGEKVNITGFSKGRGFTGVVKRHGFSGGPKSHGSMSHAVPGSIGASANPSRVIKGQKLPGRMGNERVTIKNLEILKIDQEQSLLVVKGSVSGARRGYLFIRKSQR
- a CDS encoding 50S ribosomal protein L23, which produces MKDARNIILRPVLTEKAVGLKETQNKYCFEVSRKANKLEIKSAVEELFKVQVLSVRVLTSRGKKRRMGRFEGKRPDWKKAICKLREGDRIEIFEGS